From the genome of Gemmatimonadota bacterium, one region includes:
- a CDS encoding TetR/AcrR family transcriptional regulator, which translates to MPSKRRRTREREATHDRILDAARELFVERGVEATTMRAIADRLECTAPAIYHHFADKQSLLRELVTQDIGALGASFQRLRQVADPVERLIKLGMAYVRFGLEHPQHYRLLFMTPGAKRDIGGDGVGRIERHPESDAYGIVRATVTEAIQAGRFHGLYGDPERVSQLCWASVHGLISLHAVFADDAWIEWRDVETSAERMLAALVDGMMDDG; encoded by the coding sequence ATGCCCTCCAAGCGCCGCCGCACTCGCGAACGCGAAGCCACCCACGACCGCATCCTCGATGCGGCGCGGGAGTTGTTCGTGGAGCGCGGGGTCGAGGCGACCACGATGCGGGCGATCGCCGACCGGCTGGAGTGCACCGCGCCGGCGATCTATCACCACTTCGCCGACAAGCAGTCGCTGCTCCGCGAGCTGGTCACCCAGGACATCGGTGCGCTCGGCGCGAGCTTCCAGCGGTTGCGGCAGGTCGCCGACCCGGTCGAGCGGCTGATCAAGTTGGGGATGGCCTACGTCCGCTTCGGCCTCGAGCATCCGCAACACTATCGGCTGCTCTTCATGACGCCGGGGGCGAAGCGGGACATCGGTGGGGACGGCGTCGGCCGGATCGAGCGTCATCCGGAGAGTGACGCCTACGGCATCGTCCGCGCCACGGTCACCGAGGCGATCCAGGCCGGACGCTTTCACGGACTGTACGGCGATCCCGAGCGCGTGTCGCAACTCTGCTGGGCGTCGGTCCACGGGCTGATCTCGCTCCACGCCGTCTTCGCCGATGATGCGTGGATCGAGTGGCGTGACGTGGAGACGAGTGCGGAGCGGATGCTTGCCGCGCTCGTAGATGGGATGATGGATGATGGATGA
- a CDS encoding DUF2939 domain-containing protein: MARLLRWTVLMALLVTGVWYYVAPRRAYDRFLQGVAFGNEAELEATVDFPVLRMNLREDLRKGLEGRARSGIGATAAIALLGGLVDAAVTPEGLSQIVTGFGTRLPGPGAADSLTGNTITSYRYRAPSQVDVVLYPAGKTADDGGVLTFTRSGLTWKLTRAWSPRQTNGSGR, translated from the coding sequence ATGGCCCGCCTCCTCCGTTGGACCGTCCTGATGGCCCTGCTCGTGACCGGCGTCTGGTATTACGTCGCCCCGCGCCGAGCCTACGACCGCTTCCTGCAGGGCGTCGCCTTCGGCAACGAGGCCGAACTCGAGGCCACGGTCGACTTCCCGGTGCTCCGCATGAACCTGCGGGAAGACCTCCGGAAGGGTCTCGAGGGCCGGGCACGCTCCGGCATCGGCGCCACCGCCGCGATCGCCCTGCTCGGCGGGCTGGTCGACGCGGCGGTCACGCCGGAGGGGTTGTCGCAGATCGTGACCGGGTTCGGGACGCGCCTCCCGGGCCCGGGCGCCGCCGATTCCCTGACCGGCAACACCATCACTTCGTACCGCTACCGTGCGCCCTCACAGGTCGATGTCGTCCTTTATCCGGCAGGCAAGACTGCCGATGATGGTGGTGTCCTGACCTTTACGCGCAGCGGCCTGACGTGGAAGCTCACCCGCGCCTGGAGCCCTCGCCAGACCAACGGAAGCGGGCGATGA